A window from Chryseobacterium vaccae encodes these proteins:
- a CDS encoding SusE domain-containing protein translates to MKNFFKIFIALVIGVFAVSCEKDEDQAVLGEGTKPSLTADATVLVLEKDHENDKAVKFEWVNPKFNIQVAFNNSLEFAKAGTNFQSVKTVDVSAPDLKVTYTVRDLNKIILDAGFLANVANQIEVRLKSKIGNITLYSEPVSMTVTPYLVELPSFYLVGEASAVGWNASTAQLLYKNENFSTIYTYLENGKSFRFLGQQDWNPLNYSMDTAGMNDTYKYFKTWSSNLAAAPAENIQFTGATGMYKVVIDADPAQKSITVSPSAINTWNPANLYMVGTINGWNAGGAIAMTNLGNGKFEHTIALPAGSQFKFLGQQSWGDLDWGNISADGNTGYLAPKGSNGNITFDGTGGNYKITVDVKLGVYKIQPL, encoded by the coding sequence ATGAAAAATTTCTTTAAAATATTCATAGCTCTTGTTATAGGAGTTTTCGCTGTATCTTGCGAAAAAGATGAAGACCAGGCTGTTTTGGGTGAAGGTACGAAGCCTTCTTTAACAGCTGATGCAACTGTGTTGGTTCTTGAGAAAGATCATGAAAATGATAAGGCCGTAAAATTTGAATGGGTTAATCCTAAATTCAATATTCAGGTTGCCTTTAATAATTCCCTTGAATTTGCTAAAGCAGGCACAAACTTTCAAAGTGTGAAAACTGTAGATGTATCTGCTCCCGATCTTAAAGTAACCTACACTGTACGGGATTTAAATAAAATAATTCTGGACGCAGGATTTCTTGCGAATGTAGCTAATCAGATTGAAGTAAGATTAAAATCTAAAATAGGGAATATTACGTTGTATTCTGAACCGGTTTCGATGACGGTAACACCGTATTTGGTAGAACTTCCGTCTTTCTATCTGGTAGGAGAAGCTTCTGCTGTGGGCTGGAATGCTTCAACAGCTCAGCTTCTTTATAAAAATGAGAACTTTTCAACCATCTATACATATTTGGAGAATGGTAAATCATTCAGATTTTTAGGACAGCAGGACTGGAACCCATTGAACTATAGTATGGACACTGCTGGAATGAATGATACCTATAAATATTTCAAAACATGGTCTTCAAATTTAGCTGCTGCACCAGCTGAAAATATTCAGTTTACCGGAGCTACAGGAATGTATAAGGTTGTTATAGATGCAGATCCTGCTCAGAAATCTATTACGGTATCCCCTTCAGCAATTAATACTTGGAATCCTGCCAATTTATATATGGTAGGAACAATAAACGGATGGAATGCCGGAGGAGCTATTGCCATGACCAATTTAGGAAATGGAAAATTTGAACATACCATTGCTCTTCCTGCCGGATCACAATTTAAGTTTTTAGGCCAGCAAAGCTGGGGAGATCTTGATTGGGGAAATATTTCAGCTGATGGAAATACAGGATATCTTGCGCCAAAAGGAAGTAATGGAAATATCACTTTTGACGGAACAGGAGGAAATTATAAAATTACTGTAGACGTGAAGCTGGGTGTTTACAAAATTCAGCCATTATAA
- a CDS encoding glycoside hydrolase family 97 protein — translation MKKITVGALLLSMMFVGVKAQSLKSPDGKFEMNFQLKEGVPYYNLKYNGAVVVEDSKLGLRLFKDTAIKFASEIAKPEDAKFDLNNGFAKVDEKRDSKNETWQPVLGEKKNYINHYNELAVTLNQTSTDRSIVVKFRLFNDGLGFRYEFPQQKNLNYFVIREEDSEIDFPTDMKAWWMVADYDSQEYQYQETKVSEIPSKWAQAADANASQKLVKNAVQSPLMLKKEGKEPLYLNVAEAAVLDYPASHLEVDAQNFKFKTHLTADRQGAKGYIQTPSVTPWRTIIVSPKAEEVMDSKMIFNLNEPTKYTDTSYIHPTKYMGVWWEMIIGKSQWAYSTAENVHLDKTDFKKLTPNGKHAANNTKVKEYIDFAAENGFQGLLIEGWNIGWEDWFGHSKEFVFDFITPYPDFDIKMLNDYAHSKGIKLIMHHETSGSATNYERWSDKAFQLMNKYGYDAVKTGYVGDIIPRGEHHYSQWTINHYYRIAEKANEYKIMVNSHESVRPTGESRTYPNYISAEAARGTEYEAFGGNKPDHQTVLPFTRWMGGSMDYTPGIFQTKLDYYFPGDKRFVKTTLVKQLALYVTMYMPLQMAADLPENYKKHMDAFQFIKDVAADWDDTKILSAEPGDYVITARKAKGTENWFVGGITDENKREYTVDFSFLDKGKKYEATIYEDGKDADYIDNPQSYNIYKKQITSKSKINFKMARSGGFAISLKPVN, via the coding sequence ATGAAGAAAATTACTGTTGGAGCTCTTTTGCTCTCCATGATGTTTGTAGGGGTAAAAGCCCAATCTTTAAAATCTCCGGATGGAAAATTTGAAATGAATTTCCAGCTGAAAGAAGGAGTGCCTTACTATAACCTGAAATACAACGGGGCTGTAGTAGTAGAAGATTCTAAATTAGGATTACGATTATTTAAAGACACAGCCATAAAATTCGCTTCTGAAATTGCCAAACCGGAAGATGCAAAATTCGATCTGAATAACGGTTTTGCGAAGGTAGATGAAAAAAGAGACTCCAAAAACGAAACCTGGCAGCCGGTTTTAGGAGAAAAGAAAAATTATATCAATCATTACAATGAACTGGCGGTTACGTTGAATCAGACGTCTACCGACAGAAGCATTGTAGTAAAGTTCAGACTGTTCAATGATGGGCTTGGATTCAGATATGAATTCCCGCAGCAGAAAAATCTGAACTATTTCGTGATCAGAGAAGAAGATTCCGAGATCGATTTCCCTACAGATATGAAAGCCTGGTGGATGGTTGCTGACTATGATTCTCAGGAATATCAGTATCAGGAAACAAAAGTATCTGAAATTCCTTCAAAATGGGCTCAGGCGGCAGATGCCAATGCATCCCAGAAGTTAGTCAAAAATGCTGTTCAGTCTCCGTTAATGCTTAAAAAAGAAGGCAAAGAACCTCTTTATCTAAACGTTGCTGAAGCTGCTGTATTGGATTATCCAGCTTCTCACCTTGAAGTAGATGCACAGAATTTTAAATTCAAAACCCATCTTACTGCCGACAGACAAGGCGCAAAAGGATATATTCAGACCCCTTCCGTTACCCCATGGAGAACGATTATCGTTTCCCCTAAAGCAGAAGAGGTAATGGATTCCAAAATGATCTTCAACCTGAACGAGCCGACCAAATATACCGATACCTCTTACATTCACCCTACCAAATACATGGGAGTATGGTGGGAAATGATTATTGGTAAATCTCAGTGGGCTTATTCTACAGCAGAAAACGTTCATTTGGATAAAACGGACTTTAAAAAGCTTACTCCGAACGGAAAACACGCCGCTAACAATACCAAAGTAAAGGAATATATTGATTTTGCAGCAGAAAATGGTTTTCAGGGACTTTTAATTGAAGGCTGGAACATCGGATGGGAAGACTGGTTCGGACATTCAAAAGAATTCGTTTTTGATTTCATTACCCCTTACCCGGATTTCGACATCAAAATGCTGAACGATTATGCTCATTCCAAAGGAATTAAACTGATCATGCACCATGAAACTTCAGGTTCTGCAACGAATTATGAAAGATGGTCCGATAAAGCATTCCAGTTAATGAACAAATACGGATATGATGCCGTGAAAACAGGATACGTAGGGGATATCATTCCAAGAGGAGAACATCATTATTCACAATGGACGATCAACCATTACTACAGAATTGCTGAAAAAGCAAACGAGTACAAAATCATGGTGAATTCTCACGAATCCGTACGTCCAACAGGAGAAAGCCGTACCTATCCAAACTATATTTCCGCAGAAGCAGCCAGAGGAACAGAATATGAAGCATTCGGAGGAAACAAGCCGGATCACCAGACCGTTCTTCCCTTTACAAGATGGATGGGAGGATCTATGGATTATACCCCGGGAATTTTCCAGACCAAACTGGATTATTATTTCCCTGGAGATAAACGTTTCGTAAAAACAACATTGGTAAAACAACTTGCTCTTTATGTAACCATGTATATGCCTCTTCAGATGGCTGCCGACCTTCCTGAAAACTATAAAAAGCACATGGATGCCTTCCAGTTTATCAAAGATGTGGCTGCTGATTGGGACGATACCAAGATCTTATCTGCAGAGCCGGGAGATTACGTAATCACCGCCAGAAAAGCCAAAGGAACGGAAAACTGGTTTGTAGGAGGGATTACCGATGAGAACAAACGTGAATACACGGTAGATTTCTCTTTCCTTGACAAGGGCAAAAAATATGAGGCTACAATTTATGAAGATGGAAAAGATGCGGATTATATAGACAACCCTCAAAGCTATAACATCTATAAAAAACAGATCACAAGCAAATCAAAAATTAATTTCAAAATGGCAAGAAGCGGAGGTTTCGCAATCTCTCTTAAGCCTGTAAATTAA
- a CDS encoding glycoside hydrolase family 13 protein, which translates to MKKIYIVSALTIAVAAFSQKPLEKVEPAFWWKGMKNPELQILVYGKDIAKHQIELSDGVQVKDIQKTDNPNYAFVTVNTNEINVPKFTLNVKNGKQNLGSYTYELKQRNPGSADRESFTSKDVMYLIMPDRFANGDETNDFQADLTEKADRKLPNGRHGGDLKGIIKNIDYIQNLGATAVWLTPVNEDNEKVYSYHGYAQTDLYKIDGRFGTNEEYRELSRELNKRKMMLVMDYVTNHWGVSHWMIKDMPSKDWIHWFTDGENGFKRSNYKTTTQFDTNASEIDKKYALDGWFDKTMPDLNQKNPLVLKYLTQNAIWWIEYAELGGFRVDTYPYNDKEAMAAWAKAITDEYPKFNIVGESWLYTAGQISAWQKNSKTGEAAGYNSNLPSVMDFMLFSDMPKAFNEKESWDSGMIKLYNSFTSDFLYPDINNILVFFENHDTERWNEIFKGDPKIYKMALALISTARGIPQIYYGSEIGMRGNKKKGGDADIRRDFPGGWKSDKQNAFNPSEQTSEQKEFYQFTQKLLNWRKGKEVIHTGKTKNYVPKDGVFTYFRYNDKESVMVMINNSKKEQVVDLRYFEESLKGFSKGKEIISGMELSLKHTTTIPARTSFIIELEK; encoded by the coding sequence ATGAAAAAAATATACATTGTTTCCGCACTTACCATTGCTGTTGCAGCATTTTCACAAAAACCGCTTGAAAAAGTAGAGCCTGCTTTCTGGTGGAAAGGAATGAAAAATCCTGAACTTCAGATCCTGGTATATGGAAAAGACATCGCTAAACATCAGATTGAATTGTCAGATGGTGTGCAGGTGAAAGATATTCAGAAGACTGACAATCCTAACTATGCCTTCGTTACCGTCAATACCAATGAAATTAATGTTCCGAAATTCACCCTCAATGTCAAAAACGGGAAACAGAATCTGGGTTCATACACTTATGAACTCAAACAGAGAAATCCCGGATCAGCAGACCGTGAATCCTTTACCTCAAAAGATGTAATGTATCTTATCATGCCTGACCGTTTTGCTAATGGTGATGAAACAAATGATTTTCAAGCGGATCTGACAGAAAAAGCAGACCGGAAACTTCCCAACGGAAGACATGGCGGCGACTTAAAAGGGATCATCAAAAATATTGATTATATCCAAAATCTTGGTGCTACAGCAGTATGGCTTACTCCTGTAAATGAAGATAACGAAAAAGTATATTCTTACCACGGATACGCTCAGACCGATCTGTATAAAATAGACGGAAGATTCGGGACCAACGAAGAATACAGAGAACTTTCCCGTGAACTGAATAAAAGGAAAATGATGTTGGTCATGGATTATGTTACCAATCACTGGGGGGTGTCCCATTGGATGATCAAAGATATGCCTTCCAAAGACTGGATCCACTGGTTTACCGATGGAGAAAACGGATTCAAACGTTCCAATTATAAAACAACTACGCAGTTTGATACCAATGCATCAGAAATTGATAAAAAATACGCTCTGGACGGCTGGTTTGACAAAACAATGCCGGATCTCAACCAGAAAAATCCTTTGGTACTAAAATATTTAACCCAGAACGCCATCTGGTGGATTGAATATGCTGAATTAGGAGGCTTCCGGGTAGATACCTATCCGTACAACGATAAAGAAGCAATGGCTGCATGGGCAAAAGCAATTACCGATGAATATCCTAAATTCAACATTGTAGGGGAATCATGGCTTTACACTGCTGGCCAGATCTCAGCATGGCAGAAGAATTCTAAAACAGGAGAAGCGGCGGGGTACAACTCCAATCTGCCTTCCGTTATGGATTTTATGCTTTTTAGTGATATGCCGAAAGCTTTTAACGAAAAAGAAAGCTGGGACAGCGGAATGATAAAGCTCTACAATTCCTTTACCAGCGATTTTTTATATCCTGATATCAACAATATCTTAGTCTTCTTTGAAAACCACGATACCGAACGTTGGAACGAGATTTTCAAAGGCGATCCTAAAATATACAAGATGGCGCTAGCTCTGATTTCTACCGCTCGTGGAATTCCACAGATCTATTACGGCTCAGAAATAGGAATGCGCGGAAACAAGAAAAAAGGAGGAGATGCTGACATCCGCAGAGACTTTCCGGGTGGCTGGAAATCTGATAAGCAGAATGCGTTCAATCCATCAGAACAGACCTCTGAACAAAAAGAGTTTTATCAGTTTACCCAGAAATTATTAAACTGGAGAAAAGGAAAAGAAGTCATCCACACCGGGAAAACTAAAAATTACGTTCCTAAAGATGGCGTTTTTACCTATTTCAGATATAATGATAAGGAAAGCGTAATGGTTATGATCAATAACAGTAAAAAAGAACAGGTCGTAGACTTAAGATATTTTGAAGAGTCCCTCAAAGGATTTTCCAAAGGGAAAGAAATTATTTCAGGAATGGAGCTGAGTTTAAAGCACACCACAACAATTCCTGCCAGAACTTCGTTTATTATTGAACTTGAAAAATAA
- a CDS encoding nuclear transport factor 2 family protein, which translates to MKKLIAAYTLILFLFGFSMLSAQSGKTFEKEKSEISTMLDGFNTAAAKSDFNTYFNYFADESTFIGTDATEVWDKKAFMVWAKPYFDKKKTWNFTALKRNIYFSKDGKLAWFDELLNTQMKICRGSGVVEKINGSWKVKQYVLSMTVPNDVVDKVVAEKTAIEDLLIQELKK; encoded by the coding sequence ATGAAAAAATTAATAGCAGCTTATACATTAATCCTTTTTTTATTTGGATTTTCGATGCTTTCGGCACAATCTGGTAAAACATTTGAGAAAGAAAAATCAGAGATCAGTACGATGCTTGATGGTTTTAACACCGCTGCTGCAAAATCTGATTTCAACACCTATTTCAATTATTTTGCCGATGAATCTACCTTTATCGGAACCGATGCTACCGAAGTCTGGGATAAAAAAGCCTTCATGGTTTGGGCAAAACCTTATTTTGACAAAAAGAAAACCTGGAACTTTACAGCTCTGAAAAGAAACATCTATTTCAGCAAAGACGGAAAGCTGGCATGGTTTGATGAATTGCTCAATACCCAGATGAAGATCTGCAGAGGATCTGGAGTGGTAGAAAAAATTAATGGCAGCTGGAAAGTAAAGCAATATGTACTTTCCATGACGGTCCCAAACGATGTAGTAGATAAAGTAGTTGCTGAAAAAACAGCTATTGAAGATCTGTTGATACAAGAATTAAAGAAATAA
- a CDS encoding MFS transporter: MKASNTVSKKIKPNLSMLQIINMSMGFLGIQMAFGLQNGNASRILANLGADVHELSWFWLVAPITGLIVQPIIGHMGDNTWSPLGRRKPYFLIGAILCAIGLVLLPNAASVTTMFAASALLLAVVFLAMMDASVNIAMEPFRALVGDMLPKHQGTVGFSVQTILIGFGAVLGSYLPDWLTKLGVSNVAPEGFVADNVIYSFYVGAVLLLISILYTIVTTREYSPQEFAEFEEEGTETEKVHSKFSDIFKDFAAIPAQMKKLGIVQFFSWFALFTMWVFTTSALATHHLGLSPEDTHSKAFNDAGDLTGKLFGMYNLWAIPFAFLLTPIAKWIGKKQTHALALLCGGLGLISMYFIKNVDHLWISMIGLGFAWASILAMPYAMLIEVIPQKKMGVYMGIFNFFIVIPQIINGLLGGPIVSGIFGKQAMDYVVVGGVCMLIGALVTMIFVKSEDETPKEIQEEIQQVHF; the protein is encoded by the coding sequence ATGAAGGCTTCTAATACTGTTTCAAAAAAAATAAAACCCAATCTTTCCATGCTCCAGATCATCAATATGAGCATGGGATTTCTGGGAATCCAGATGGCATTCGGGCTGCAGAACGGTAATGCAAGCCGTATTCTGGCCAATCTGGGAGCAGATGTTCATGAATTATCATGGTTCTGGCTGGTAGCTCCAATTACAGGCCTTATTGTTCAGCCGATTATCGGGCATATGGGAGATAATACCTGGAGCCCGCTGGGAAGAAGAAAACCTTACTTTTTAATTGGAGCCATTCTTTGCGCCATAGGATTGGTATTGCTTCCCAATGCAGCATCTGTAACCACTATGTTTGCCGCCAGTGCACTTTTACTGGCTGTGGTTTTCCTTGCCATGATGGATGCTTCCGTCAATATTGCTATGGAACCTTTCAGAGCGTTGGTAGGAGATATGCTGCCAAAACACCAGGGAACTGTTGGATTTTCGGTGCAGACTATTCTGATAGGATTTGGTGCCGTACTCGGTTCCTATCTGCCGGATTGGCTGACTAAACTTGGAGTTTCCAATGTAGCTCCCGAAGGTTTTGTCGCTGATAATGTAATTTATTCCTTTTATGTAGGGGCGGTATTGCTTCTCATATCTATTCTGTATACCATTGTCACCACCAGAGAATATTCTCCGCAGGAATTCGCAGAATTTGAAGAAGAAGGTACAGAAACAGAGAAAGTACATTCTAAGTTTTCAGATATCTTTAAGGATTTTGCAGCTATCCCTGCGCAGATGAAAAAGCTTGGGATCGTTCAGTTTTTCTCATGGTTTGCCCTGTTCACCATGTGGGTATTTACCACGAGTGCCCTGGCAACCCATCATTTGGGGCTTTCTCCTGAAGATACGCATTCCAAAGCATTCAATGATGCCGGAGACCTTACCGGAAAATTATTCGGGATGTACAATCTATGGGCTATTCCATTTGCATTTTTACTGACCCCTATCGCAAAATGGATTGGTAAAAAACAAACCCATGCTTTAGCTTTATTATGCGGAGGATTAGGATTGATCTCAATGTATTTCATTAAAAATGTAGATCATCTGTGGATCTCCATGATTGGATTAGGATTTGCCTGGGCAAGTATCCTGGCGATGCCCTATGCGATGCTGATCGAAGTGATTCCGCAAAAGAAAATGGGGGTTTATATGGGGATCTTTAACTTCTTTATCGTTATACCGCAGATCATCAACGGATTATTGGGAGGTCCTATTGTAAGCGGTATCTTTGGAAAACAGGCAATGGATTATGTTGTTGTAGGGGGGGTATGCATGCTTATCGGTGCCTTGGTCACTATGATTTTTGTTAAATCAGAAGATGAAACCCCAAAGGAAATACAGGAAGAAATCCAACAGGTACATTTTTAA
- a CDS encoding pirin family protein, whose protein sequence is MKTVYHKADSRGHADHGWLNSYHTFSFANYQNKDRMNFGVLRVLNDDTVTQGMGFGTHPHRDMEIISIPLEGDLEHKDSMGTTAVIKKGEIQVMSAGTGVMHSEYNKNKDVPVKFLQIWVFPKELNVEPRYDQKSIKEGEKINGFQQILSPNKNDDGVWIHQDAWFNIANFKKGNGKNYMLNKKGNGVYAFVLKGSAKVGDRVLNERDGLGIWDTQSFNIEATEDTEILLMEVPMELPSYLK, encoded by the coding sequence ATGAAAACAGTATATCATAAAGCAGATTCAAGAGGCCATGCCGACCACGGATGGCTGAACAGTTACCACACATTCAGTTTTGCTAACTATCAGAACAAAGACCGAATGAATTTTGGGGTATTAAGAGTATTGAATGACGATACCGTTACACAAGGAATGGGATTCGGAACACACCCTCACAGGGATATGGAAATTATTTCAATTCCTCTGGAAGGAGATCTGGAACACAAAGATTCAATGGGAACTACGGCGGTTATTAAAAAAGGCGAGATTCAGGTGATGAGTGCCGGAACCGGAGTAATGCACAGTGAATACAACAAAAATAAAGATGTTCCGGTGAAATTTTTACAGATCTGGGTTTTTCCGAAAGAACTGAACGTGGAACCTAGATACGACCAGAAAAGCATCAAAGAGGGAGAAAAGATCAACGGATTCCAGCAAATCTTATCACCTAATAAAAATGATGACGGAGTATGGATTCATCAGGATGCATGGTTTAATATCGCCAACTTTAAAAAAGGAAACGGTAAAAACTATATGCTCAACAAAAAAGGAAATGGGGTTTATGCTTTCGTTTTAAAAGGGAGTGCCAAAGTAGGAGACAGGGTTCTCAATGAAAGAGACGGGCTTGGAATCTGGGATACCCAGAGTTTCAATATCGAAGCAACGGAAGATACTGAAATCCTGTTGATGGAAGTACCGATGGAGCTGCCGTCTTACTTAAAATAA
- a CDS encoding NADPH-dependent FMN reductase, producing MKVLAIAGSNSEASMNRQLVAYAASMFENAEVEVIDLNPFEMPIYKHERELAGGVPQEAHDFASKIDGANLLLVALPEHNGTYSTAFKNVFDWVSRIKDRTVWNEVPMLLMSTSPGGRGGAGVLEAATKRFPFHGGNIVETFSLPFFNDNFDKAEQKISNEEKNTELKEKITKIAAIETILEK from the coding sequence ATGAAAGTTTTAGCAATAGCAGGAAGCAATTCAGAGGCTTCAATGAACAGACAGCTGGTAGCCTATGCAGCATCCATGTTTGAAAATGCAGAAGTAGAAGTAATAGACCTTAACCCTTTTGAAATGCCGATTTATAAGCATGAAAGAGAATTAGCGGGTGGTGTACCTCAGGAAGCTCATGATTTTGCATCGAAAATTGACGGAGCTAATTTACTTTTAGTAGCATTGCCGGAGCACAACGGAACATACTCTACAGCATTCAAAAACGTGTTCGACTGGGTGTCCAGAATTAAAGACAGAACCGTATGGAATGAAGTGCCGATGCTATTGATGTCAACATCCCCGGGCGGAAGAGGTGGAGCCGGAGTTTTGGAAGCAGCAACGAAGCGTTTCCCTTTCCACGGAGGGAATATTGTAGAAACTTTTTCACTTCCTTTTTTCAATGATAACTTCGATAAAGCAGAACAGAAAATTTCCAATGAAGAGAAAAACACTGAATTAAAGGAGAAAATCACAAAGATTGCGGCCATTGAAACCATCCTTGAAAAATAG
- the purM gene encoding phosphoribosylformylglycinamidine cyclo-ligase, which produces MSNTYKSAGVDKEEGYKTVDKIKKAVGETHNSNVLNHLGSFGAFYEIGGYKNPVLVSGTDGVGTKLKVALDTKKYDSIGVDCFAMCANDILCHGAKPLFFLDYLACGKLDSEIAAEIVLGMVKACKDNNCALIGGETAEMPGMYQPGDYDVAGFCVGIVEKDEIIDGSKIKAGNKIIALPSSGFHSNGFSLVRKVFPNFEEEFEGKPLYETLLVPTRLYFQDIHKVIEEVKVSGIAHITGGGLYENVPRIIPEGLCASIDASKIRIPSVMLELEKRGGVAREEMFGTFNMGVGMIIVVDAEHAEKVLHLLDDAYEIGEITEGAEKIDLKF; this is translated from the coding sequence ATGAGCAACACTTACAAATCAGCAGGAGTAGACAAAGAAGAAGGGTACAAAACGGTTGATAAGATCAAAAAAGCAGTAGGCGAGACCCACAATTCCAATGTACTGAACCATCTGGGAAGCTTTGGAGCTTTCTATGAGATCGGAGGATATAAAAATCCTGTACTGGTTTCAGGAACAGACGGAGTGGGAACAAAGCTGAAAGTAGCTTTGGATACCAAAAAGTATGACTCTATTGGAGTTGACTGCTTTGCCATGTGTGCCAATGATATTCTGTGCCACGGTGCAAAACCATTGTTCTTCTTAGATTATCTGGCTTGCGGTAAATTAGATTCTGAAATTGCTGCTGAGATTGTTTTAGGAATGGTAAAAGCTTGTAAAGACAATAACTGTGCATTAATTGGTGGAGAAACGGCTGAAATGCCGGGAATGTACCAGCCGGGAGATTATGATGTTGCCGGATTCTGCGTAGGAATTGTAGAAAAAGATGAGATCATCGACGGTTCCAAAATCAAAGCAGGAAATAAGATCATTGCCCTTCCAAGCTCAGGATTCCATTCCAATGGATTCTCTTTAGTAAGAAAAGTATTCCCGAACTTCGAAGAGGAGTTTGAAGGAAAACCATTATACGAAACCCTTTTAGTACCAACAAGACTTTATTTCCAGGACATTCACAAAGTAATTGAAGAAGTAAAAGTAAGCGGAATTGCCCACATCACAGGAGGTGGACTTTACGAAAACGTTCCAAGAATTATTCCTGAAGGTCTGTGTGCTTCCATTGATGCTTCCAAAATCAGAATTCCAAGTGTAATGCTTGAACTGGAGAAAAGAGGCGGGGTAGCCCGTGAAGAAATGTTCGGAACCTTCAATATGGGAGTAGGAATGATCATCGTAGTAGATGCTGAACACGCTGAAAAAGTACTTCACCTTTTAGATGATGCTTACGAAATCGGAGAGATCACAGAAGGCGCCGAGAAAATTGATTTGAAATTTTAA
- the purN gene encoding phosphoribosylglycinamide formyltransferase yields the protein MKNIVVLVSGSGTNLQRIIDTIEAGEIENAKVSLVVADRECYGLERAKNHAIDHILIPRGKNFSSELAKVIPADTDLIVLAGFLSILKPEFCENWNGKIINIHPALLPKFGGKGMWGMNVHNAVIEAGEKESGATVHFVTSGIDEGEAILQKSFEVTAEDTPETLAQKVHQIEYEIFPLAINKVLGN from the coding sequence ATGAAAAACATCGTTGTACTCGTTTCCGGCTCAGGAACCAATCTTCAGAGAATCATTGATACCATTGAAGCAGGTGAAATAGAAAATGCAAAAGTATCTTTGGTTGTTGCAGACAGAGAATGTTACGGACTGGAAAGAGCAAAGAATCATGCTATAGACCATATACTGATTCCAAGAGGAAAGAATTTCAGCAGTGAACTGGCGAAAGTAATTCCTGCAGATACAGACCTGATCGTTTTAGCAGGATTTTTATCCATTTTAAAACCTGAGTTCTGTGAAAACTGGAACGGAAAAATTATTAATATCCATCCTGCATTGCTTCCGAAATTCGGAGGAAAAGGAATGTGGGGAATGAATGTTCACAACGCGGTTATTGAAGCAGGAGAAAAAGAAAGCGGAGCTACCGTACATTTTGTAACCTCGGGAATTGATGAAGGAGAAGCTATTCTTCAGAAATCATTTGAAGTAACAGCAGAAGATACCCCGGAAACATTAGCTCAGAAAGTCCACCAGATTGAATATGAGATATTTCCATTAGCCATTAATAAGGTCCTGGGAAACTGA